The Mycolicibacterium brumae DNA window TTGAGTCCAGTGGTTCATAGCAAATCCGCCTGCAGGGCGAGATACGGATCGACTTAACGATGACGATTTCCAACCTGGCTGTGGCTGGGGAGAATGTGCAGATGGATTCCACGCATCCGCGCTCGGATGGGCCGCAGCGGCGGCGCACGTTCAGCCCGGCCGACAAGCTGGCGCATCTGGTGGCCTACGAGCAGGCCTGTGAAACCAATGATGGTGGCGCCTACCTGCGCCGTGAGGGCTTGTACTCGTCGCTGATCAGCGAGTGGCGCAAGCAGCGCGACGCCGGGGTGTTGGAGGGCAAACCGGCCGGTGCCAAGGTCGGGCGGCTGACCGCCGAGCAGGCTGAGATCGCCCGCCTCAAGCGCGAACTCGACAAGACCACCAAGCGGCTGGCCACCACCGAAGCCGCCCTGGACATCATGGGAAAAGCACACGCGCTCTTGGAAAGTCTCTCCGAGAGCGCGGAGCCGCCGACCAAGCCGACCAAGCGCTGATGGACACCTGGACCGCTCTGCGCGGCCTGCATGTCACGACCCGGGCTGCGGCGGTGTTGACCGGGATGCACCGCTCGACCGCGCTGCGGCGGGCCGCACCCGCGCCGGCCGGGCCGGCGCGGGCGCCCGCGGCGCCGGTCAACAAGCTGTCCGCCGCCGAGTGCGCTCGGGTGGTGGAGGTGCTCAACAGTGCCCGGTTCGTCGATGCCGCCCCGATCCAGGTGTGGGCCACGTTGCTCGATGAGGACACTTACCTGTGCTCGGTGTCGACGATGTATCGCCTGCTGAACGAGAACAAGCAGGTCAAGGAGCGGCGCCGGCTGGCCCGGCACCGCAAGGCGGTCTGCCCGGAGTTGGTGGCCACCGCGCCCCGGCAGGTGTACTCCTGGGACATCACCAAGCTGCGCGGCCCGGCCAAGGGCCTCTACTACGACGCCTACGTGATGATCGACATCTACTCGCGTTACATCGTCGGGGTGCACGTGCACGCCCGCGAATGCGGTGTGCTGGCCAAAGAGATGATGGAGCAGATCTTCGGAACCTACGGCATCCCACACGTCGTGCACGCCGACCGGGGCACCTCGATGACGAGCAACACCGTCGCCGGCCTGCTCTGCGATCTGGGGGTGACCCGCTCGCATTCGCGGCCCAAGGTTTCCAATGACAACCCCTACAGCGAGTCGTGGTTCAAGACCCTCAAGTACGCGCCGACGTTTCCGGACCGGTTCGAATCCATCCATCACGCAAGGGATTTCATGGATGAGTTCGTGGACTGGTACAACCACGAGCATCGGCACAGCGGCATCGGCCTGCACACCCCCGCCGACGTCTTCTACGGCCTCGCCGCCGAGAAAGACACCCAGCGGCGGATTGTGCTCGCCGAGGCCCGAGCACGCCACCGGCACCGCTTCAGCCAAGACCGCGCACCCAAGATCATCGACCTACCCGAGACCGCCGCGATCAACCCACCCAAACCAGCCGAACCGGAGGACCAGACGACAGCTGCCTAACACCCACTGGACTCAAACACCTTGACAAATTCCGCATCGCCATAGGCTGTCGAGATGCGCGGCTGAGGTTGGCTGCGGTCACGCGTGTTGGTGTTGGCACCTACTGTCAGCCGGGAAGCCGTGATGAAACGTAGCTTTTGACGAGTCTCAACAGTGCTACTGACAAGGAAGGAAGCGGCGATGACGAGGATTCAAGTTCCCTATCCCCATAGGAGGGGAGGGCACTGTGGTTCCGGTGCGCTTCGTGACCTTACTGAATGGGCCCAACTCGGATGGGGGACAGAAGCACTCAGTGAAGGATTGGTCTTCACCCTCGGCGGAGTCTTGGACTTCTCGTACGTCCGCTCTACGCAGTTGTTCCCCCAGGTGTACCTGGTAGGACGAGGAAGCGACCTGGAACAGGATTACCTCTCCCGGGTTGGCGCAAAGTTCGTCGTGCGATCGACCGATGACCCGGACGTGGGATGGGCATTTGTGACCGACGAAATCGACAAAGGTCGACCCGTCATGGTCTGGGCTGACATCGGCGAACTTCCTTACCTGCGCGTCCGATTGCACATGAGCCGTCACGACATTGTCATCACCGGATACGATGACGAACAACGGGTCGCCTATGTGGTCGATAATGACCGCGAGACAACCCAGACGGTGGCCTACGACGACCTACGCCGGGCGCGGTCCTCGGTCGGGTTTCCCACACCTACCCGGCAC harbors:
- a CDS encoding IS3 family transposase (programmed frameshift), whose translation is MDSTHPRSDGPQRRRTFSPADKLAHLVAYEQACETNDGGAYLRREGLYSSLISEWRKQRDAGVLEGKPAGAKVGRLTAEQAEIARLKRELDKTTKRLATTEAALDIMGKAHALLESLSESGGAADQADQALMDTWTALRGLHVTTRAAAVLTGMHRSTALRRAAPAPAGPARAPAAPVNKLSAAECARVVEVLNSARFVDAAPIQVWATLLDEDTYLCSVSTMYRLLNENKQVKERRRLARHRKAVCPELVATAPRQVYSWDITKLRGPAKGLYYDAYVMIDIYSRYIVGVHVHARECGVLAKEMMEQIFGTYGIPHVVHADRGTSMTSNTVAGLLCDLGVTRSHSRPKVSNDNPYSESWFKTLKYAPTFPDRFESIHHARDFMDEFVDWYNHEHRHSGIGLHTPADVFYGLAAEKDTQRRIVLAEARARHRHRFSQDRAPKIIDLPETAAINPPKPAEPEDQTTAA